In a single window of the Micrococcaceae bacterium Sec5.7 genome:
- a CDS encoding PP2C family serine/threonine-protein phosphatase, translated as MAAPDIPADEAKASKRPLIMRYAARSDVGRVRAKNDDSAYAGRHLAVVADGMGGHAGGDVASAATVLDMIHLDKDDYDGNAATVLADEIQTANSLLSELVHINPKLAGMGTTVTALLLADGMLHFAHIGDSRAYRLRNGEFEQVSVDHTFVQRLIDEGRLRPEEAETHPHKNVLMRVLGDVDASPELDLDALEVQAGERWLLCSDGLNYVAGHVVERTIRETKNLRECAETLVDLTLEAGSPDNVTVVMVEIAEETPDDVSTAAVEIVPAAPVAPAEPADAVPAAGGQKPAPAAPDAEMPDVELPGAKVPNSADSPDSTDATNATNATAKEPSTTTDPHLGEHLSAEVLREELFSRPHELVGAAATAAESGSIPTIAGRTVARRAATVLTHKSEQARYEAEVITPDARPRRWVTMSVAAAVLIVLGVGLWLGYAWTQTRYYIGEFDSRVAIYNGVSQRLGPIQLSTLEAVTEIRMDSLPEFSQQRVRQTVPAKDLYDAQRIVKNLERTGTTAPSDECLTASPTPTAPASASTRKPAPTPTARPSAKGTASPSAAPTPSPSPSSTCEGGK; from the coding sequence ATGGCCGCCCCGGACATCCCCGCAGACGAGGCCAAAGCCTCGAAGCGGCCGCTCATCATGCGTTACGCTGCACGCTCGGACGTGGGACGGGTGCGCGCCAAAAACGATGACTCCGCGTATGCGGGACGCCATCTGGCGGTGGTTGCCGACGGTATGGGCGGCCATGCCGGAGGGGATGTCGCCTCGGCTGCCACGGTCCTGGACATGATCCATCTGGACAAGGACGATTACGACGGCAATGCAGCCACAGTCCTGGCCGATGAGATCCAGACAGCCAATTCACTGCTGTCCGAGCTGGTCCACATCAACCCCAAGCTCGCGGGAATGGGCACCACCGTCACCGCCCTGCTGCTGGCCGATGGCATGCTCCACTTCGCGCACATCGGCGATTCGCGCGCCTACCGGCTGCGCAACGGCGAGTTCGAACAGGTCAGCGTGGACCACACCTTCGTCCAGCGCCTGATAGATGAAGGCCGGCTGCGCCCGGAGGAAGCCGAAACGCACCCCCACAAAAACGTGCTTATGCGCGTCCTGGGCGATGTCGATGCCAGCCCGGAACTGGACCTGGATGCGCTGGAGGTGCAGGCCGGCGAACGCTGGCTGCTGTGCTCCGACGGCCTGAATTACGTTGCCGGCCACGTTGTGGAGCGCACCATACGAGAAACCAAAAACCTGCGGGAATGCGCCGAGACACTCGTTGACCTCACGCTCGAGGCCGGTTCTCCGGACAACGTCACCGTGGTCATGGTTGAAATTGCGGAAGAAACGCCCGACGACGTCAGTACCGCCGCCGTCGAAATCGTCCCTGCGGCGCCGGTTGCCCCCGCGGAACCCGCCGACGCGGTCCCCGCAGCCGGCGGTCAGAAGCCAGCCCCGGCTGCGCCGGACGCTGAAATGCCTGACGTTGAATTGCCGGGCGCCAAAGTCCCGAATTCGGCGGACTCCCCAGACTCCACGGACGCCACGAACGCCACGAACGCCACGGCCAAGGAACCTTCCACCACCACCGATCCTCACCTGGGTGAACACCTCTCCGCCGAGGTGCTGCGTGAGGAACTTTTCAGCCGTCCGCATGAACTGGTGGGTGCCGCCGCAACCGCGGCCGAATCCGGGTCCATCCCCACCATCGCGGGCCGCACAGTAGCCCGTCGGGCGGCCACGGTACTCACACATAAATCTGAACAGGCGCGCTATGAAGCCGAGGTCATCACGCCGGATGCCAGGCCGCGGCGGTGGGTCACAATGTCGGTCGCCGCCGCCGTCCTGATTGTCCTCGGCGTCGGGTTGTGGCTCGGCTACGCGTGGACGCAGACGCGCTACTACATCGGCGAGTTTGATTCGCGCGTCGCCATCTATAACGGCGTTTCCCAGCGTCTGGGGCCCATTCAGCTCTCAACCCTTGAGGCCGTGACAGAAATCCGGATGGATTCACTTCCCGAATTTTCGCAACAACGCGTGCGGCAGACCGTTCCCGCAAAGGATCTCTACGATGCCCAGCGGATCGTCAAGAACCTGGAGCGCACCGGAACCACTGCGCCGTCGGACGAATGCCTGACGGCGTCTCCCACCCCCACCGCTCCTGCATCCGCTTCCACGCGAAAGCCCGCACCGACGCCCACAGCCCGCCCTTCCGCGAAGGGCACAGCATCGCCGTCGGCGGCCCCCACCCCATCGCCCAGCCCGAGTTCCACCTGTGAGGGGGGCAAATGA
- a CDS encoding FHA domain-containing protein has protein sequence MSELTITALRFGFLLLLWVLIFSIVSAMRRDLMVGRKAAAGTPTARQVRKNPELAESAPQPVRHQARQLVVTEGPLKGTTIPLAASPILMGRAQEATLVLEDDYASGRHARLFPQGSRWFIEDLGSTNGTYLADQQLTRALPVELGVPVRIGKTVIELRP, from the coding sequence ATGAGCGAACTGACCATTACCGCCCTGCGCTTCGGCTTCCTGCTGCTGCTCTGGGTCCTGATCTTCAGCATCGTTTCGGCCATGCGCCGGGATCTCATGGTGGGGCGCAAGGCAGCCGCCGGTACCCCTACCGCCCGCCAGGTCCGCAAGAATCCGGAACTCGCTGAATCGGCGCCACAGCCGGTGAGGCATCAGGCGCGGCAACTGGTGGTCACTGAAGGTCCGCTTAAGGGCACCACCATCCCGCTGGCCGCCAGTCCCATCCTGATGGGCCGGGCCCAGGAAGCCACCCTGGTGCTGGAGGACGATTATGCGTCGGGCCGCCACGCCCGGCTTTTTCCGCAGGGCAGCCGCTGGTTCATCGAGGACCTCGGCTCCACTAACGGCACTTATCTGGCCGACCAGCAGCTCACCCGGGCTCTCCCCGTGGAGCTTGGCGTGCCCGTGAGGATCGGCAAGACGGTCATCGAATTGAGGCCATAG
- a CDS encoding DUF3662 and FHA domain-containing protein, protein MGLLDKVERGIEKAVRGVFSTGSRAQVEPVEIASRLRREVDNKAVTIAAGRTLAPNVFDVMLSDDDFQRAQEWGTPLAEELCDVVINHVRSQGYTLQGPVRISFRRDDALSAGNFEITSKTEKASGSPVPAQTAPRANVPDAPSRPPVRLKPVLDIDGQRYSLNAPSIVLGRSSEADILVDDTGVSRRHLEIRTTDGVTSAVDMGSTNGSYVNGQKVAGSVELTDGSTITMGRTKIIFRLLPANTGGRP, encoded by the coding sequence ATGGGATTGCTGGACAAAGTCGAGCGCGGCATCGAAAAGGCCGTCCGCGGTGTCTTCTCCACAGGCTCGCGCGCCCAGGTTGAGCCCGTTGAGATCGCCAGCCGGCTGCGCCGCGAAGTGGACAACAAGGCCGTCACCATCGCCGCCGGCCGGACCCTCGCACCAAACGTTTTCGACGTCATGCTCAGCGATGACGACTTCCAGCGGGCCCAGGAGTGGGGAACCCCCCTGGCCGAAGAATTGTGCGATGTTGTCATCAACCACGTCCGCAGCCAGGGTTACACCCTCCAGGGTCCCGTACGGATTTCATTCCGCCGCGATGATGCCCTGAGTGCGGGCAATTTCGAAATTACTTCCAAAACCGAGAAGGCCTCCGGTTCCCCGGTCCCGGCGCAGACCGCGCCCCGGGCCAATGTCCCGGATGCCCCGAGCCGCCCGCCGGTCCGCCTGAAGCCGGTCCTGGACATCGACGGCCAGCGCTATTCACTCAATGCCCCTTCCATCGTCCTGGGCCGCTCCTCGGAAGCGGACATCCTGGTTGACGACACCGGGGTCTCCCGCCGCCACCTGGAAATCCGGACCACGGACGGCGTGACCAGCGCTGTTGACATGGGCTCCACCAACGGCAGTTACGTAAACGGTCAAAAGGTGGCTGGGAGCGTGGAACTTACTGACGGCTCCACCATCACGATGGGACGGACAAAAATCATCTTCCGCCTGCTTCCCGCCAACACTGGTGGCCGCCCATGA
- a CDS encoding FadR/GntR family transcriptional regulator: MSRNLTADLAADLRTRIVDGVIQPGEKLPSENTLISEFGVSRTVVRSALTRLQAEGLVETERGRGSFALTPPPGGPTAAPGGRPVVTTQDRLRLLEFRVGVEAEAAALAAENHSERQLKAVHTALQEFTASSGNPAHAMKADYEFHRAIAAASGNPFYSDCLSSLGQTMIAMPRTRLITGGEHYAREHFEQVVHEHESIYAAIADGDESWSSAAMRNHLANSRRRFKASARR; encoded by the coding sequence ATGAGCCGGAACCTGACCGCGGACCTTGCCGCCGATCTTCGCACCCGCATCGTCGACGGCGTCATCCAGCCCGGCGAAAAGCTGCCGAGCGAGAACACCCTGATCAGCGAGTTCGGCGTCAGCCGCACAGTGGTCCGCTCAGCGCTCACCCGGCTGCAGGCCGAGGGACTCGTGGAAACCGAGCGCGGGCGGGGCAGCTTCGCGCTGACCCCGCCCCCGGGCGGCCCGACGGCGGCTCCCGGAGGCCGGCCGGTGGTCACCACGCAGGACCGGCTGCGCCTGCTGGAGTTCCGCGTGGGCGTGGAGGCCGAGGCTGCCGCCCTGGCCGCGGAGAACCATTCGGAGCGGCAGCTCAAGGCAGTGCACACGGCCCTGCAGGAATTCACCGCCAGCAGCGGGAACCCCGCGCACGCCATGAAGGCCGACTACGAGTTCCACCGGGCCATCGCGGCGGCTTCCGGCAATCCGTTCTACTCCGATTGCCTGTCTTCCCTTGGCCAGACCATGATCGCGATGCCCCGCACCAGGCTGATCACCGGCGGTGAACACTACGCCCGCGAACACTTCGAGCAAGTGGTGCACGAACACGAGTCCATTTACGCAGCCATTGCGGACGGTGACGAATCGTGGTCGTCGGCCGCCATGCGCAACCACCTCGCTAACTCACGACGCCGGTTCAAGGCTTCGGCACGCCGCTGA
- a CDS encoding TetR/AcrR family transcriptional regulator — protein MPASPAASGSTTEREPKARRRAGRPAAAVLDQAGITAAALQLIGKNGYDGLTMAALARSLNVAPSALYNHVESKRDVLLLVEDHLAALVDVSAFREMPWDEAVRKWAWSYRDVFAEHTPLIPVIAVLPVTDAPQTLAMYETVSAGFREAGFPDERIVSAIVALESFIFGSAYDVTAPADIFDSGTMADSTPNFTGAVRSLAEQGHEKPADVAFTLGLEALIAGLGALRG, from the coding sequence ATGCCGGCATCACCAGCCGCTTCAGGAAGCACAACAGAGCGCGAGCCCAAGGCACGGCGCCGCGCCGGGCGGCCCGCCGCCGCCGTCCTGGACCAGGCAGGAATCACGGCGGCCGCGTTGCAGCTCATCGGAAAGAACGGCTACGACGGCCTCACCATGGCGGCGCTGGCCCGCTCGCTGAACGTGGCCCCGTCGGCCCTCTATAACCACGTGGAATCCAAACGTGACGTGCTCCTGCTCGTGGAAGACCACCTCGCCGCCCTGGTGGATGTGTCCGCTTTCCGTGAGATGCCGTGGGACGAAGCCGTGCGGAAGTGGGCGTGGAGCTACCGCGACGTCTTTGCGGAGCACACACCTTTAATACCGGTGATCGCCGTGCTTCCCGTCACGGATGCTCCGCAGACGCTCGCCATGTACGAGACCGTGAGCGCGGGTTTCCGCGAGGCGGGCTTCCCGGACGAACGGATTGTGTCCGCCATCGTGGCGCTGGAGTCCTTCATTTTCGGGTCCGCGTACGACGTCACAGCACCCGCGGACATTTTCGATTCGGGCACCATGGCGGATTCGACGCCGAATTTCACCGGCGCGGTGCGGAGCCTGGCTGAGCAGGGGCACGAGAAGCCCGCGGATGTGGCATTCACCCTGGGTCTCGAGGCCCTCATCGCGGGGCTCGGGGCGCTGCGGGGGTAA
- a CDS encoding NAD(P)/FAD-dependent oxidoreductase, which translates to MLNLDRDVVVVGAGPSGLTAARELKKAGLSVAVLEARDRVGGRTWTDTIDGAMLEIGGQWVSPDQTALVGLLDELGLKMYSRYRSGESVYIGEDGKRTRYTGDSFPVGETTGAEMNKLIGLLDGLAAEIGPAEPWAHAKSRELDTISFHHWLRRHSSDEEACNNIGLFIAGGMLTKPAHSFSALQAVLMAASAGSFSHLTDEDFILDKRVIGGMQQVSLLQAAELGDDVVLNSPVRTINWEEAASGGHRVTAVSERATVNARFVIMAVPPNLYSRVSFDPPLPRRQHQMHQHQSLGLVIKVHAVYSTPFWREDGLSGTGFGAGSLVQEVYDNTNHGDSRGTLVGFISDEKADAVFELGAEDRRRAVLESIAGFLGDKALQPEVYYESDWGSEEWTRGAYASSYDLGGLHRYGKDQHAPVGPIYWSSSDLAAEGYQHVDGAVRMGQFTAARIAAAAGISADGDSTVCDSTGARTPATAAVG; encoded by the coding sequence ATGCTGAATCTTGACCGCGACGTCGTCGTCGTAGGCGCTGGACCATCCGGGCTGACCGCTGCCCGCGAGCTGAAAAAGGCCGGCCTAAGCGTCGCCGTGCTGGAGGCCCGCGACCGGGTAGGCGGCCGCACCTGGACCGACACCATTGACGGGGCCATGCTGGAAATCGGCGGCCAGTGGGTATCCCCTGACCAGACGGCACTTGTGGGGCTCCTGGACGAGCTCGGGCTGAAGATGTACTCGCGCTACCGAAGCGGCGAATCCGTCTACATCGGCGAGGACGGAAAGCGCACCCGCTACACCGGCGATTCCTTCCCTGTCGGTGAAACCACCGGTGCCGAAATGAACAAGCTCATTGGCCTGCTGGACGGACTGGCTGCGGAAATCGGCCCGGCCGAACCGTGGGCGCACGCCAAGTCCCGCGAGCTGGACACCATTTCGTTCCACCACTGGCTCCGCCGCCACTCCAGCGACGAGGAAGCCTGCAACAACATCGGCCTGTTCATCGCAGGCGGCATGCTCACCAAGCCCGCACACTCATTCTCAGCCCTGCAGGCCGTGCTGATGGCGGCGTCCGCCGGGTCATTCAGCCACCTCACGGATGAGGACTTCATCCTGGACAAGCGGGTTATCGGCGGGATGCAGCAGGTGTCCCTGCTGCAGGCAGCGGAACTGGGCGACGACGTCGTACTTAACAGTCCGGTGCGCACCATCAACTGGGAGGAAGCCGCCAGCGGCGGCCACCGCGTTACCGCTGTTTCGGAGCGTGCCACCGTGAACGCCCGCTTTGTGATCATGGCTGTGCCGCCGAACCTGTACTCGCGCGTCTCCTTTGATCCGCCGCTGCCGCGCCGCCAGCACCAGATGCACCAGCACCAGTCGCTGGGCCTGGTGATCAAGGTCCATGCCGTGTACAGCACGCCCTTCTGGCGGGAAGACGGGCTGTCCGGCACGGGTTTCGGTGCCGGTTCGCTGGTCCAGGAGGTCTACGACAACACCAACCACGGTGATTCACGGGGAACGCTGGTGGGCTTCATTTCCGATGAAAAGGCCGACGCCGTCTTCGAGCTGGGTGCCGAAGACCGGCGCCGCGCCGTCCTCGAATCGATTGCCGGATTCCTGGGGGACAAGGCGCTGCAGCCTGAGGTCTACTACGAATCCGACTGGGGCTCCGAAGAGTGGACCCGCGGCGCCTACGCCTCCAGCTACGATCTGGGCGGCCTGCACCGCTACGGCAAGGACCAGCACGCGCCGGTGGGTCCGATCTACTGGTCCTCGTCCGACCTTGCCGCAGAAGGCTACCAGCACGTTGACGGGGCAGTCCGGATGGGCCAGTTCACCGCCGCGCGCATCGCGGCAGCCGCGGGGATTTCCGCGGACGGCGATTCAACCGTGTGCGATTCAACTGGGGCGCGCACCCCCGCGACAGCCGCCGTCGGCTGA
- a CDS encoding recombinase family protein — protein MATGHFNLIGYTRVSTNGQDAQLQRDALETAGCGRIFEDKISSRATARPGLAEALDHLRPTDTLCVWKLDRPGRSVKEVLTIADGLHDQGVGLRILTGTLTGTYNPTGEGKFFFVMMAAFAELERDMIHERTMAGLAAARAQGRTGGRPTVMDADTLAAARARHANGESPTQIAKALGVSRASIYRHLPTSNPRTVPPGQNP, from the coding sequence ATGGCAACTGGGCATTTCAATCTCATCGGCTACACCCGCGTCTCCACCAACGGACAAGACGCCCAACTCCAACGGGATGCCCTTGAAACGGCCGGCTGCGGCCGGATCTTCGAAGACAAAATCTCCAGCCGTGCCACCGCCCGCCCAGGGCTCGCCGAAGCTCTCGATCATCTCCGCCCGACAGACACCCTGTGCGTGTGGAAATTGGACCGCCCCGGCCGGTCGGTGAAAGAAGTGCTCACCATCGCCGACGGCCTCCACGACCAAGGAGTCGGCCTGCGGATTCTTACCGGAACCCTGACCGGGACCTACAACCCGACCGGAGAAGGGAAATTCTTCTTCGTCATGATGGCCGCGTTCGCCGAGCTCGAGCGCGACATGATCCATGAACGGACCATGGCCGGTCTCGCTGCCGCCCGGGCACAAGGCCGCACCGGCGGCCGCCCAACAGTCATGGATGCCGATACCCTCGCTGCCGCCCGGGCCAGACACGCCAACGGGGAAAGTCCCACCCAGATCGCCAAAGCACTCGGCGTATCCCGCGCGTCGATCTACCGCCACCTCCCAACCAGCAACCCCCGAACCGTGCCACCGGGACAGAATCCTTAG
- a CDS encoding peptidase M56 family protein, whose amino-acid sequence MNQLRVDNLFSDALRAELITRVEKASPTRARKRTRLWAGTAVLAGIGVLGGVGAAADGLFVTPGSTQVTPLASPVTESHTGTATVQLGPPPEKTTGIEIQLNCLTPGRFEFGNGANSICSPKDVGTPQDWTGYTIPLMPGEESITITTSPDARWKITAQYVNTETTQWATNADGDTYGAQNENGSPDMVAVIATNGTRGYVHRTELEDADGTAAIKTFKSPAEALAWQEARLGKDFAIPVYDVTGKTVVGEFVISSGTGNSGFSGQPAVECAGVPPALAPGEIYPCPGLSPIETGYPAIPVPSN is encoded by the coding sequence GTGAACCAGCTCCGCGTCGACAACCTGTTCAGTGACGCCCTACGCGCCGAACTCATTACACGAGTTGAGAAAGCTTCGCCTACCCGCGCCAGAAAGCGCACCAGGCTGTGGGCCGGTACTGCGGTGCTTGCTGGCATCGGCGTCCTAGGCGGTGTCGGCGCCGCCGCCGACGGCCTTTTCGTCACCCCGGGATCCACGCAGGTGACGCCGTTGGCATCGCCGGTGACGGAATCTCACACAGGAACGGCAACCGTGCAACTCGGGCCGCCGCCCGAAAAAACCACGGGCATCGAAATCCAGCTCAACTGCCTAACACCTGGACGCTTTGAGTTCGGGAACGGCGCCAACAGCATCTGCAGCCCGAAGGACGTAGGTACCCCGCAGGACTGGACCGGCTACACGATTCCACTCATGCCCGGGGAGGAAAGTATCACGATCACAACCAGCCCAGATGCCAGGTGGAAAATCACCGCCCAGTACGTCAACACCGAAACCACCCAGTGGGCAACTAACGCCGACGGCGACACCTACGGGGCGCAAAACGAGAACGGAAGTCCTGACATGGTCGCCGTCATAGCAACCAACGGGACAAGAGGCTACGTCCATCGGACAGAACTTGAAGACGCCGACGGTACCGCTGCGATCAAGACCTTCAAGAGTCCTGCAGAAGCCCTCGCATGGCAGGAAGCCCGGCTCGGTAAGGACTTCGCCATCCCCGTTTATGACGTGACCGGCAAGACCGTCGTAGGTGAATTCGTTATCAGCTCTGGGACCGGGAACTCCGGGTTCAGTGGACAACCGGCAGTGGAATGCGCGGGAGTTCCGCCGGCACTGGCTCCTGGTGAGATATACCCATGCCCCGGCTTGTCGCCTATAGAAACGGGATACCCAGCTATCCCAGTGCCTTCCAACTGA
- a CDS encoding sigma-70 family RNA polymerase sigma factor — MGSKETGEEGLWGQSLLGQGDAFGALYDRHRDRVFRHAYRLCGNHHDAEDIMAASFLELWRRRKHVRVVEGSILPWLLVTTTNMARNRARAALRYQRLLNSLPRNHEAGDPTTDPYRRYQNQLDHDLAQALGTLSVEDLQLVSLVVFEEHTTAAAAAVLNLTPAAAKSRMHRARQRLRTALAGNASISPPTAPTPVLEGERP, encoded by the coding sequence ATGGGGAGCAAAGAAACCGGGGAAGAAGGCCTGTGGGGCCAGAGCCTTCTGGGCCAGGGCGACGCCTTTGGCGCCCTCTACGACCGCCACCGAGACAGAGTCTTCCGCCACGCCTACCGGCTGTGCGGAAACCACCACGATGCCGAAGACATCATGGCGGCCTCTTTTCTTGAACTCTGGCGGCGTCGAAAGCACGTCCGGGTGGTCGAAGGATCCATCCTTCCCTGGCTACTGGTCACGACCACGAACATGGCCCGAAACCGCGCCCGCGCTGCCCTCCGCTACCAACGGCTCTTGAACTCTCTGCCCCGCAACCACGAAGCCGGCGACCCCACCACAGATCCGTACCGCAGATACCAGAACCAGCTCGACCACGATCTTGCACAAGCCCTCGGAACATTGAGCGTCGAGGACCTGCAGCTCGTGAGCTTGGTCGTTTTCGAAGAGCACACCACCGCCGCGGCTGCCGCCGTCCTGAACCTGACACCGGCCGCAGCGAAATCACGCATGCACCGAGCCCGACAACGACTAAGAACCGCTCTAGCGGGCAATGCGTCCATATCCCCACCCACCGCTCCAACCCCAGTTTTGGAAGGAGAACGGCCGTGA
- a CDS encoding DUF4177 domain-containing protein, with protein sequence MQYVVLQVILKEKLWGTGSGNLTSLEKAINDQAAKGYRLHTITTASSGSKGMIGGGDRIQATLVFESLG encoded by the coding sequence ATGCAGTATGTCGTCCTGCAGGTGATCCTCAAAGAGAAACTGTGGGGAACCGGTTCGGGCAACCTGACCTCCTTGGAGAAGGCCATCAACGATCAGGCCGCGAAGGGCTATAGACTCCACACCATAACCACCGCCAGCAGCGGGAGCAAGGGAATGATCGGCGGCGGTGACCGCATTCAGGCGACGCTGGTGTTCGAGAGCCTCGGATAA
- a CDS encoding DUF4190 domain-containing protein yields the protein MLAAIAASGIWFFGVGVLAVFAVGAGHVSLNQIKLRNEKGQTLARTALVVGYGLAIWALFNTLSYIPAALQQTAV from the coding sequence ATGCTCGCAGCCATCGCCGCTTCTGGGATTTGGTTCTTTGGCGTCGGGGTTCTTGCGGTCTTTGCGGTGGGAGCAGGACACGTCTCGCTGAATCAGATCAAGCTGAGAAACGAGAAGGGCCAAACCCTCGCCAGAACTGCCCTCGTTGTCGGATATGGGCTTGCAATCTGGGCTCTGTTCAACACGCTGTCATATATCCCAGCTGCACTCCAGCAGACGGCCGTCTAG
- a CDS encoding dihydrofolate reductase family protein, whose product MRKLTFGMNLSLDGYIAAPGDDLGWSVPSDELFQWWSDRVGATGLALYGRKLWETMSSHWPTADQQPGATPAQIEFARRWRDMPKVVFSSTTSTVDWNTRLVTGDAVTEIARLKADGGGPMDIGGATLAAAAMRAGLIDEYAIVTHPVLVGGGTPFFTALDNWVNLSLVETRTFPDGVVLTRYETRS is encoded by the coding sequence ATGCGCAAACTGACCTTCGGCATGAACCTGAGCCTGGACGGCTACATCGCCGCGCCCGGCGACGACCTCGGCTGGAGCGTACCGAGCGACGAGCTGTTCCAATGGTGGTCCGACCGGGTGGGGGCGACGGGCCTGGCGCTGTACGGGCGCAAACTGTGGGAGACGATGAGCTCGCACTGGCCGACCGCCGACCAGCAGCCTGGCGCCACACCGGCGCAGATCGAGTTCGCCCGCCGCTGGCGGGACATGCCGAAGGTGGTGTTCTCCTCGACAACCAGCACGGTCGACTGGAATACCCGCCTGGTCACCGGCGACGCGGTCACCGAGATCGCCCGGCTCAAGGCCGACGGCGGCGGCCCCATGGACATCGGCGGTGCCACACTCGCCGCGGCGGCCATGCGGGCCGGGCTGATCGACGAGTACGCGATCGTCACCCATCCGGTCCTGGTGGGCGGCGGCACGCCGTTCTTCACAGCCCTGGACAACTGGGTGAACCTGAGCCTGGTGGAGACCCGGACGTTTCCCGACGGTGTGGTCCTTACCAGGTACGAGACCAGGAGCTGA
- a CDS encoding tetratricopeptide repeat protein codes for MTDTTWQQKIDRFYEQEFDDNDPHGSIAGMRNLLSERPEGDAEALFELGGVHDALGLEDEAIPLYRRAIEAGLEGTSALRASIQLASTLRNVADSAEAVSILESMPNAGVDEGARQAFLALALHDEGRHGDALRTALRALIPTLDGYKRALTDYAAKLSNNVTRT; via the coding sequence ATGACAGACACGACGTGGCAACAGAAGATCGACCGCTTCTATGAGCAGGAGTTCGACGACAACGATCCGCATGGCTCTATTGCCGGGATGCGCAATCTCCTCTCGGAACGTCCAGAGGGCGACGCAGAGGCTTTGTTCGAGCTCGGTGGGGTACACGATGCTCTGGGACTCGAGGATGAGGCTATCCCGCTATACAGGCGAGCCATAGAAGCAGGACTGGAGGGCACAAGCGCTCTACGCGCGTCCATCCAACTTGCAAGCACGTTGCGCAACGTCGCCGACTCCGCCGAAGCCGTGTCAATTCTCGAATCTATGCCGAACGCCGGCGTCGATGAAGGCGCACGGCAAGCCTTCCTCGCCCTGGCATTACACGACGAAGGCCGACACGGGGATGCGTTGAGAACAGCGCTCCGAGCTCTCATCCCCACGCTCGACGGCTATAAGCGGGCCCTCACCGATTACGCTGCAAAACTTTCGAACAACGTCACGAGAACCTAA
- a CDS encoding DNA gyrase subunit A translates to MDEDERRIRDQLMVVDALVQAIDRRDEVFHMIEDSEDVDEAIRRVGQLLGLGELGSRAVLDLQVRRFTRDQRQAVASHAEELRSKLPDGR, encoded by the coding sequence ATGGATGAGGATGAGCGGCGGATAAGGGACCAATTGATGGTCGTCGATGCCCTTGTACAGGCGATAGATCGGCGTGACGAGGTCTTCCATATGATTGAGGATTCAGAGGACGTAGACGAAGCAATCCGTCGGGTGGGTCAGCTGTTGGGTCTGGGAGAGTTGGGCAGCAGGGCAGTCCTCGACCTGCAGGTTAGAAGATTCACGCGAGACCAGCGTCAGGCCGTCGCTTCCCATGCAGAAGAACTTAGATCAAAGCTGCCTGATGGCCGCTGA